A region from the Medicago truncatula cultivar Jemalong A17 chromosome 6, MtrunA17r5.0-ANR, whole genome shotgun sequence genome encodes:
- the LOC120580832 gene encoding protein DETOXIFICATION 16 isoform X2, translating into MKIGRREIIEESKKQLWLAGPLIFVCVFQNSLQIISLMFVGRLDELLLAGASLAISFVNVTGFNVLMGMSSALDTFCGQAYGAQQYHMVGIYTQRAMLATTLVSIPLSFILAYLKPILIILRQDKTIAAQAQLFARYSIPSLSANALLRCLVKFLQTQNIIFPMVLANGVTSLIHVFLCWALVIKFGFGIKGAAIAICISNWLNVAMLAIYMKFSSSCKKTWVGLSMESLHNIPQFLKLAFPSAVMVCLESWTFQIMVLLSGALPNPQLQTSVLSICVNISGMLWMVPFGISVSASTRISNELGAGCPNAAYLAVIVTLFMSFACGVLEFAFIMSLWKVWGKAFSHVHEVVTYVNSMTPVVAISAFVDSFQTPLQAFDINSHFTIFSEDIQTQHLKVTRCC; encoded by the exons ATGAAAATAGGGAGAAGGGAGATTATTGAAGAATCAAAGAAGCAGCTATGGCTAGCAGGGCCATTgatatttgtgtgtgtgtttcaaAACAGCTTACAAATTATATCTCTCATGTTTGTTGGACGTTTAGATGAGTTGCTTCTTGCTGGTGCTTCTTTGGCTATTTCATTTGTCAATGTTACTGGCTTCAATGTATTG aTGGGTATGTCAAGTGCATTAGACACATTTTGTGGGCAAGCATATGGAGCACAACAATATCATATGGTTGGAATATATACACAAAGAGCAATGTTGGCAACCACCCTTGTTAGTATAcctttatcatttattttggCATACTTAAAACcgattttgataattttacgTCAAGACAAAACTATTGCAGCACAAGCTCAACTATTTGCTCGTTACTCAATTCCAAGCCTTTCAGCCAATGCCCTTCTTAGGTGCCTTGTTAAATTCCtacaaacacaaaatataatttttccaaTGGTGCTTGCTAATGGAGTCACTAGCTTGATACATGTTTTTCTATGTTGGGCTTTGGTTATAAAATTTGGATTTGGTATTAAAGGAGCTGCTATTGCAATCTGTATCTCAAATTGGCTTAATGTGGCAATGTTGGCAATTTACATGAAGTTCTCATCTTCATGTAAAAAGACTTGGGTTGGTTTGTCAATGGAATCCTTGCACAACATCCCTCAATTTCTCAAACTCGCATTTCCTTCGGCAGTCATGGTTTG CTTAGAATCATGGACATTTCAAATAATGGTGCTCCTGTCTGGTGCTCTTCCCAATCCACAGTTGCAAACTTCAGTCCTTTCTATATG TGTTAATATATCCGGTATGCTTTGGATGGTACCGTTTGGAATTAGTGTTTCTGCAAG TACAAGAATCTCAAATGAACTAGGAGCTGGATGTCCAAATGCTGCTTATTTAGCTGTAATAGTAACCTTATTCATGTCATTTGCTTGTGGAGTTCTAGAGTTTGCTTTCATTATGTCACTATGGAAAGTTTGGGGAAAGGCTTTTAGCCATGTGCATGAAGTAGTCACATATGTGAATTCAATGACACCGGTTGTTGCAATATCTGCCTTTGTAGATTCATTTCAAACTCCACTCCAAG CTTTTGATATCAATAGTCATTTTACGATCTTCTCTGAGGATATTCAAACTCAACACCTTAAAGTTACAAG GTGTTGCTAG
- the LOC120580832 gene encoding protein DETOXIFICATION 16 isoform X1 produces MKIGRREIIEESKKQLWLAGPLIFVCVFQNSLQIISLMFVGRLDELLLAGASLAISFVNVTGFNVLMGMSSALDTFCGQAYGAQQYHMVGIYTQRAMLATTLVSIPLSFILAYLKPILIILRQDKTIAAQAQLFARYSIPSLSANALLRCLVKFLQTQNIIFPMVLANGVTSLIHVFLCWALVIKFGFGIKGAAIAICISNWLNVAMLAIYMKFSSSCKKTWVGLSMESLHNIPQFLKLAFPSAVMVCLESWTFQIMVLLSGALPNPQLQTSVLSICVNISGMLWMVPFGISVSASTRISNELGAGCPNAAYLAVIVTLFMSFACGVLEFAFIMSLWKVWGKAFSHVHEVVTYVNSMTPVVAISAFVDSFQTPLQGVARGCGWQKLGAFVNLGAYYLVGIPISVVFAFVFHMKGQGLYLGLVIALVVQVVCYLLVTLCTNWEKEAKKAAIRVRGNGVQVNAHPHDQNVSAP; encoded by the exons ATGAAAATAGGGAGAAGGGAGATTATTGAAGAATCAAAGAAGCAGCTATGGCTAGCAGGGCCATTgatatttgtgtgtgtgtttcaaAACAGCTTACAAATTATATCTCTCATGTTTGTTGGACGTTTAGATGAGTTGCTTCTTGCTGGTGCTTCTTTGGCTATTTCATTTGTCAATGTTACTGGCTTCAATGTATTG aTGGGTATGTCAAGTGCATTAGACACATTTTGTGGGCAAGCATATGGAGCACAACAATATCATATGGTTGGAATATATACACAAAGAGCAATGTTGGCAACCACCCTTGTTAGTATAcctttatcatttattttggCATACTTAAAACcgattttgataattttacgTCAAGACAAAACTATTGCAGCACAAGCTCAACTATTTGCTCGTTACTCAATTCCAAGCCTTTCAGCCAATGCCCTTCTTAGGTGCCTTGTTAAATTCCtacaaacacaaaatataatttttccaaTGGTGCTTGCTAATGGAGTCACTAGCTTGATACATGTTTTTCTATGTTGGGCTTTGGTTATAAAATTTGGATTTGGTATTAAAGGAGCTGCTATTGCAATCTGTATCTCAAATTGGCTTAATGTGGCAATGTTGGCAATTTACATGAAGTTCTCATCTTCATGTAAAAAGACTTGGGTTGGTTTGTCAATGGAATCCTTGCACAACATCCCTCAATTTCTCAAACTCGCATTTCCTTCGGCAGTCATGGTTTG CTTAGAATCATGGACATTTCAAATAATGGTGCTCCTGTCTGGTGCTCTTCCCAATCCACAGTTGCAAACTTCAGTCCTTTCTATATG TGTTAATATATCCGGTATGCTTTGGATGGTACCGTTTGGAATTAGTGTTTCTGCAAG TACAAGAATCTCAAATGAACTAGGAGCTGGATGTCCAAATGCTGCTTATTTAGCTGTAATAGTAACCTTATTCATGTCATTTGCTTGTGGAGTTCTAGAGTTTGCTTTCATTATGTCACTATGGAAAGTTTGGGGAAAGGCTTTTAGCCATGTGCATGAAGTAGTCACATATGTGAATTCAATGACACCGGTTGTTGCAATATCTGCCTTTGTAGATTCATTTCAAACTCCACTCCAAG GTGTTGCTAGAGGATGTGGTTGGCAGAAGCTTGGTGCATTTGTTAATTTAGGAGCTTATTATCTTGTTGGCATTCCCATTTCTGTTGTATTTGCTTTTGTCTTCCACATGAAGGGACAG GGGCTATATTTAGGACTTGTGATAGCACTTGTTGTGCAAGTGGTGTGTTATCTTCTTGTCACCTTGTGCACCAATTGGGAAAAAGAA GCAAAGAAGGCTGCAATAAGAGTACGAGGCAATGGAGTCCAAGTTAATGCACATCCACATGACCAAAATGTTTCTGCTCCGTAG